The DNA window ACCTCGTCGTAGAGCACCCCGACGAGTTCGTCGACCGATTCGAAGCTCTCGTAGAAGTAGCGTGCGGTGAGCCCGGCCTGGCGGCAGACGCCGCGCACCGTGACCGTGGCGTTCTCTCCGGCGCCGAGCAGGTCGAGTCCGGCGTCGATGAGCGCAGACCGACGGCGCGCGACGCGCGTGTCACCACCCTCGCCGCCGTAGGCGCGGAGTGTGGCGCCCGAGTCCGAACCGGAGCCGGCCCGGCCGGTCGATGTCGAGGATTCACGTGCCATACGTACATGTTGACACCCGACTAAGTTCCGCGTTGTAATAATCAGGAAACAACCGTTTTCACAATTTTGTGTCAGGAGGATCCCGGTGACCACTCAACCCATCACCAGCGGAAACGCAGCACTTTCGATGGGCACCCCGGCCGAGCCCACGGCCGTCTCGCCGATCGCTCCTGACGCCCTGCCCGCTGCCTTCGCCGCCGAGCGTCCCGACACCGAGCACCTCCCGCCGGCGACCCGGATGAGCCGTGCCGAGCTCGACGCCCTGCCCAACGACATCGACATGATCGGTGCGGGCGTGCTCGCCGGCGCCGCCAACGTCATCATGCAGCTCGCGGTTCCCGCCGTCGGCTACGGCGTCTACGAGTCCAAGGTCGACGCCGGCAACCTGTTCAAGCACCCGTTCAAGCGCACCCGCACCACGCTGAGCTACCTCGCCGTCGCGGCGATGGGGTCCCCCGAGGACCGCAAGGCCTACCGCAAGGCAGTCGGCAAGGCCCATGCGAAGGTCCGTTCCACGGCCGACAGCCCGGTCCGCTACAACGCCTTCGACCCCAAGCTGCAGCTCTGGGTGGCGGCCTGCCTGTACAAGGGAACCGAAGACGTCCTGCGCATCTACGGCGGACGTACCGAGATCACCGACGCCGAGTACCAGGCCGGTGCCGTGATGGGCACGACCCTGCAGGTGCCCCGCGAGATGTGGCCGGCCACCCGCGCCGACTTCGAGGAGTACTGGAACTCGACGGTCGCCGAGCTCGAGATCGACCCGGTGATCCGCGACCACCTGATGGCGATCGCCCGCGTCGAGTTCTTGGGCCCCGTGGTCTCCACGTTGCTTGGCTGGTGGTTCGAGATCCTCGCGCTCGGCTTCTTGCCCGAGGAGTTCCGCGCCAAGATGGGCGTCCGGATGAAGCCGTGGCAGAAGCTGCTCTTCAACGCGCACAACGCTTTGCTCCGTGCCATCATCACCCGGCTCCCGAAACCGTTGCGGCAGTTACCCTACAACCTCCTGCTCGCCGACGTCCGGTGGCGCATCCGCACGGGACGTCCGCTGGCCTGACCTTGGTGTGACCACGACGGTCCTGC is part of the Gordonia bronchialis DSM 43247 genome and encodes:
- a CDS encoding oxygenase MpaB family protein — its product is MTTQPITSGNAALSMGTPAEPTAVSPIAPDALPAAFAAERPDTEHLPPATRMSRAELDALPNDIDMIGAGVLAGAANVIMQLAVPAVGYGVYESKVDAGNLFKHPFKRTRTTLSYLAVAAMGSPEDRKAYRKAVGKAHAKVRSTADSPVRYNAFDPKLQLWVAACLYKGTEDVLRIYGGRTEITDAEYQAGAVMGTTLQVPREMWPATRADFEEYWNSTVAELEIDPVIRDHLMAIARVEFLGPVVSTLLGWWFEILALGFLPEEFRAKMGVRMKPWQKLLFNAHNALLRAIITRLPKPLRQLPYNLLLADVRWRIRTGRPLA